A segment of the Desulfofundulus kuznetsovii DSM 6115 genome:
TACCAGGACGGCACCTTCCGGCCGAATAAAGCCGTGACCAGAGCCGAATTCGTTGCCCTGGTAAACAGGGCCATGAACAAGCAGAATACCGGCGCAGCAGTCAATTTCAAAGATGTCAGGGCCGGTGACTGGTTTTACCGTGAGGTTGCCGCGGCCGTGAGCGCCGGCTATGTGGGCGGCTATGAAGACGGGACCTTCCGGCCGAACCAGCCCATCACCCGCCAGGAAGCCGCCTCCATCATCAGCCGTCTTTTGAACCTGGGGAGCGGCGAGGCAAGCGTACTGGGCAAATTTAAAGATGCCGGTCGAATCGGCAGCTGGGCCCGGGGCAGCGTGGCCGCTGTGGTGGCCAGAGGCCTGATGGGCGGCTACTCCGACGGCACCTTTGGGCCGGCCAGGTCCATCACCCGGGCGGAAACCGTGGTGGTTCTTGACCGGGCCATCACCGGAGAAACTCCGCAGCCGCCGGGGGGAGAAGTGAAGGTTACCGGGGTAAAGCTGGATAGGAATACGCTGAGCCTCAGCGTGGGCTCCACGGTACAGCTGAAGGCCACCGTTATCCCGGACAACGCCACCAATAAGGAAGTGACCTGGTCCACCAGCGACGAGAAGATCGCTACCGTGGATGACCAGGGCAACGTTAAAGGCGTGGCTGAAGGCAAGGCTACCATCACTGTCACCACCGCGGACGGCAATTTTAAGGATACCTGCGAAGTGACCGTAGTGCGCACCAGCGGTAGCGGTGGCGGTGGTGGCGGCGGTGGGTCGACCACCATACCCGTTACCGGCGTAACCCTTGATAAGACCAGCCTGACCATGACCGTCGGTGAAAGTGTCCAGCTGACGGCCACCGTGTCACCGGGCAAC
Coding sequences within it:
- a CDS encoding Ig-like domain-containing protein, whose amino-acid sequence is MKSKLLAVTLVFCLLLALAGAAYAGFSDLNGHWAQKQVEKWADKGLVGGYQDGTFRPNKAVTRAEFVALVNRAMNKQNTGAAVNFKDVRAGDWFYREVAAAVSAGYVGGYEDGTFRPNQPITRQEAASIISRLLNLGSGEASVLGKFKDAGRIGSWARGSVAAVVARGLMGGYSDGTFGPARSITRAETVVVLDRAITGETPQPPGGEVKVTGVKLDRNTLSLSVGSTVQLKATVIPDNATNKEVTWSTSDEKIATVDDQGNVKGVAEGKATITVTTADGNFKDTCEVTVVRTSGSGGGGGGGGSTTIPVTGVTLDKTSLTMTVGESVQLTATVSPGNATNKKVTWSSSNTAVATVDDTGRVTAVAAGTANITVKTEDGGKTATCVVTVNPAPPVSALPVEIKSYVTLTDPLGNTVVVAEIKPEYADQVDTVTVKGQVMNRRPGTNEWQKTLEGSVTVVDADFKVTLKPAVDVIEKADAGLGLFGDTNVYVWLKSGVTATSVTANGQPMTLSGDFYKVTLWGLNKGDTVTVKVTTAQDVQTRDVTVREL